A single window of Mustela erminea isolate mMusErm1 chromosome 4, mMusErm1.Pri, whole genome shotgun sequence DNA harbors:
- the ZNF292 gene encoding zinc finger protein 292 isoform X2, with translation MENGSCELHFLATLAQETGVWKNPVLCTILSQEPLDKDKVNEFLAFEGPILLDMRIKHLIKTNQLSQATALAKLCSDHPEIGTKGSFKQTYLVCLCTSSPNEKLIEEISEVDCKDALEMICNLESEGDEKSALVLCTAFLSRQLQQGDMYCAWELTLFWSKLQQRVEPSIQVYLERCRQLSLLTKTVYHIFFLIKVINSETEGAGLATCIELCVKALRLESTENTEVKISICKTISCLLPDDLEVKRACQLSEFLIEPTVDAYYAVEMLYNQPDQKYDEENLPIPNSLRCELLLVLKTQWPFDPEFWDWKTLKRQCLALMGEEASIVSSIDELNDSEVYEKVMDYQEEIKETSMNGLSGGIGASSGLLKDICDEKQKKREIKQLRERGFISARFRNWQAYMQYCVLCDKEFLGHRIVRHAQKHYKDGIYSCPICAKNFNSKETFVPHVTLHVKQSSKERLAAMKPLRRLGRPPKITTTNENQKTNAVTKQEQRPIKKNSLYSTDFIVFNDNDGSDDENDDKDKSYEPEVIPVQKPVPVNEFNCPVTFCKKGFKYFKNLIAHVKGHKDNEDAKRFLEMQSKKVICQYCRRHFVSVTHLNDHLQMHCGSKPYICIQMKCKAGFNSYAELLTHRKEHQVFRAKCMFPKCGRIFSEAYLLYDHEAQHYNTYTCKFTGCGKVYRSQSELEKHLDDHSTPEKVLPPENQRTSSGDCDQPSKVNPNTEVSFEKERSVLPSENNIENTLPTDGSDAWDKSKAESAVTKQDQISASELRPADGPLSNGLENSVTTPLLQASEVAVSIKVSLNQGIEDNFGKQENSTVEGTSESLVTNLHTAGGDTCNDLCRPSFQESKQDCFNEAQITQSSLVNSDTLKIGDLTPRNLERQVNNLMTFSVQNQAGFPNSLPASKFECGGNVKTSSNLYNLPLKTLESITFVPPQPNPSSSLGTPSVPPKAPVQKFSCQVEGCTRTYNSSQSIGKHMKTAHPDQYAAFKMQRKNKKGQKSNNLNTPNNGKFVYFLPSQVSSSNNAFFTPQTKANGNPTCSNQLQHVSPSIFPAHLTSVSAPLLPSVESVINPNIPSQDKNEQGGGIICSQMENLSTTTLPAQMEDLTKTVLPLNIDSGSDPFLPLPAESSSMSLFPSPAESGANSVFSQLENSTNHFSSQIEGNANSSFLKGGNGENAVFPSQVSVANDFNNSSAQQSAPEKVKKDRGRGPNGKERKPKHNKRAKWPAIIRDGKFICSRCYRAFTNPRSLGGHLSKRSYCKPLDGAEIAQELLQNNGQPSLLASMILSTNAVNLQQPQQSTFNPEACFKDPSFLQLLAAENRSTFLPNTFPRTGVTSFSTSVSQEGSEIIKQALETAGIPSTFEGSEILSHVPAGCVPDAAQVNATVMPNPAVPPLLQTVCHPNPLLTNQNRTPNSKTSSIEECSNLPVFPTNDLLLKTVENGLCSSSFPNSSGPSQNFTNNSSRVSVISGPQNTRSGHLNKKGNSASKRRKKVAPPLIAPNASQNLVTSDLTAMGLIAKSIEIPTSNLHSNVIPNCEPQGLVENLTQKLNSVDNQLFITDVKENFKTNLESHTVLAPLTLKTENGDSQMMALNSCTTSINSDLQISEDNVIQNFEKTLEIIKSAMNSQILEVKTGSHSVGETSQNAQINYNIQLPSVNTVQNNKLPDSSQFSSFVGVMPAKSNIPPSEVLHKEDQIQEILEGLQKLKLENDLSTPAPQCVLINTSVTLTPTPVKPVPTVTVVQPVSEMISNIQFSDKVNKPFVCQNQGCNYSAMTKDALFKHYGKIHQYTPEMILEIKKNQLKFAPFKCVVPTCTKTFTRNSNLRAHCQLVHHFTTEEMVKLKIKRPYGRKSQSENSSAPRVPQVKRQLTMTEENKREFQPALDLGAVKENALSNEAVIPEKQLVEKKSPEKTENNLQVITVTSEQCNSNSLTNTQTKGRKIRRHKKEKEEKKRKKPVSHSVEFPTRYSPYRPYRCVHQGCFAAFTIQQNLILHYQAVHKSDLPAFSAEVEEESEAGKESEEIETKQTVKEFRCQVSDCSRIFQAITGLIQHYMKLHEMTPEEIESMTASVDVGKFPCDQLECKSSFTTYLNYVVHLEADHGIGIRGSKTEEDGIYKCDCEGCDRIYATRSNLLRHIFNKHNDKHKAHLIRPRRLTPGQENISSKANQEKTKSKHRGTKHRSGKEGLKMPKTKRKKKNNLENKTAKIVQIEENKPYSLKRGKHVYSIKARNDALSECTSRFVTQYPCMIKGCTSVVTSESNIIRHYKCHKLSKAFTSQHRNLLIVFKRCCNSQLKDTSEQEGDKNDVKTSDACGTESNDNSRTATVPQKESEKNEKDEMDELTELFITKLINEDNASVETQAHTSSNVSNDFQENNPCQSEKQKTSNLKRVNKEKNVSQNKKRKVEKAEPASAVELSSTHKEEETAVAIQTTEEHPASFDWSSFKPMGFEVSFLKFLEESAVKQKKNSDKDHPNSGNKKGSHSNSRKNIDKTAVTSGNHVCSCKESETFVQFANPSQLQCSDNVKIVLDKTLKDCTELVLKQLQEMKPTVSLKKLEVHSNDPDMSVMKEISMGKATGRGQY, from the exons gGAGCTCACTCTCTTTTGGAGTAAATTACAGCAAAGAGTAGAACCATCTATTCAAGTGTACCTAGAAAGATGTCGGCAACTTTCTCTGTTAACCAAGACagtatatcacattttcttcctGATTAAAGTTATTAATTCGGAG ACTGAAGGGGCTGGACTTGCCACCTGTATAGAATTATGTGTAAAAGCCCTTCGTTTGGAATCTACAGAAAATACTGAAGTGAAAATATCTATTTGCAAGACCATTTCATGCTTGTTGCCTGATGATCTGGAGGTTAAACGTGCATGTCAGCTGAGTGAATTTCTTATTGAGCCTACAGTAGATGCATATTATGCTGTGGAGATGCTGTATAACCAGCCAGACCAGAAATACGATGAAGAGAATCTTCCAATACCAAATTCTCTACGTTGTGAGCTCCTACTTGTATTGAAAACTCAGTGGCCCTTTGATCCAGAATTCTGGGATTGGAAAACGTTAAAACGACAGTGTCTTGCATTAATGGGGGAAGAAGCATCTATTGTGTCTTCAATAGACGAACTAAACGACAGTGAAGTTTATGAGAAAGTAATGGACTACCAGGAAGAGATTAAAGAAACTTCTATGAATGGACTTTCTGGTGGAATTGGTGCTAGTTCTGGCCTTCTTAAAGACATCTGtgatgaaaagcaaaagaagagagagataaaacAATTAAGAGAGAGGGGATTTATTTCTGCTAGGTTTAGGAATTGGCAAGCCTACATGCAATATTGTGTGCTATGTGACAAAGAATTCCTTGGTCATAGAATAGTACGACATGCTCAAAAACATTACAAAGATGGGATTTACAGTTGCCCTATATGTGCAAAGAACTTCAATTCTAAAGAAACTTTTGTCCCTCATGTCACATTACATGTTAAACAATCTAGTAAAGAGAGACTAGCAGCTATGAAACCATTAAGAAGATTGGGGAGGCCACCTAAGATCACAACTACCAACGAGAATCAGAAGACTAATGCTGTGACCAAGCAGGAACAGCGGCCTATAAAAAAGAATAGTCTCTATTCAACAGACTTCATAGTATTTAATGACAATGATGGTTCAGATGATGAGAATGATGACAAAGATAAATCTTATGAACCAGAAGTAATCCCAGTCCAAAAACCAGTACCTGTTAATGAATTTAATTGCCCTGTAACTTTTTGTAAAAAGGGCTTTAAGTACTTCAAAAATTTAATTGCTCATGTAAAGGGGCATAAGGATAATGAAGATGCCAAGCGCTTTCttgaaatgcaaagcaaaaaagTTATTTGCCAGTACTGTAGACGGCATTTTGTAAGTGTTACTCATCTTAATGATCACCTACAAATGCATTGTGGCAGTAAACCATATATTTGTATACAGATGAAATGTAAGGCTGGTTTTAATAGTTACGCAGAGCTCTTAACACACCGAAAGGAACATCAAGTTTTTAGAGCAAAGTGTATGTTTCCTAAATGTGGCAGAATTTTTTCAGAAGCTTATTTACTGTATGATCATGAAGCACAGCATTATAATACCTATACTTGTAAGTTCACAGGTTGTGGTAAAGTGTATCGTTCTCAGAGTGAGCTAGAAAAGCATCTGGACGATCACAGTACTCCTGAAAAAGTGCTGCCTCCTGAAAACCAGCGTACTTCATCTGGAGATTGTGATCAGCCTTCTAAAGTGAATCCGAACACAGAAGTGAGCTTTGAGAAAGAGAGGTCTGTGCTTCCTTcagaaaataatattgaaaacacCTTACCGACAGATGGAAGTGATGCTTGGGATAAAAGCAAAGCAGAATCAGCTGTGACCAAACAAGACCAGATTTCTGCATCAGAGCTCAGGCCAGCTGATGGACCATTGTCAAATGGTTTGGAGAACTCTGTGACTACTCCTCTGCTTCAGGCCAGTGAAGTAGCTGTGTCCATTAAAGTGTCCCTCAATCAGGGGATCGAGGATAACTTTGGAAAACAAGAAAACTCAACTGTGGAAGGCACTAGTGAATCACTGGTCACAAACTTACATACAGCAGGTGGAGATACTTGTAATGATTTGTGTCGTCCAAGTTTTCAAGAAAGCAAGCAGGATTGCTTTAATGAAGCCCAGATTACTCAGAGTTCTTTAGTAAATTCAGATACCCTCAAAATAGGTGACCTTACCCCACGAAACTTAGAAAGACAAGTGAATAACCTAATGACCTTTTCTGTGCAAAATCAGGCAGGATTTCCAAACAGTTTACCAGCTTCCAAGTTTGAATGTGGAGGTAATGTCAAAACATCATCCAATCTTTATAATTTACCTCTTAAGACATTGGAAAGTATCACGTTTGTTCCACCACAGCCCAACCCGAGTAGTTCTTTAGGAACTCCATCAGTGCCTCCAAAAGCGCCAGTTCAGAAATTCAGTTGCCAGGTCGAGGGATGTACTCGAACCTATAATTCTTCACAGAGTATCGGGAAACACATGAAGACAGCACACCCTGACCAGTATGCTGCATTTAAAATGCAgcgcaaaaacaaaaaaggtcagAAATCTAACAACTTAAATACACCAAATAATggaaagtttgtttattttttgccatCACAGGTGAGCAGCTCTAACAATGCATTTTTTACACCACAGACCAAAGCCAACGGGAATCCTACTTGTTCAAATCAGTTGCAGCATGTCTCGCCTTCCATTTTTCCAGCTCATTTAACAAGTGTGTCAGCTCCACTGCTGCCCTCAGTGGAAAGTGTCATAAATCCAAATATACCTTCTCAGGATAAAAATGAACAAGGTGGCGGTATTATATGTTCCCAGATGGAAAATTTATCTACTACTACCTTGCCAGCACAAATGGAAGATCTAACCAAAACAGTTTTGCCTTTGAATATTGACAGTGGTTCAGATCCTTTCCTTCCTCTACCTGCGGAAAGTAGTTCAATGTCTCTCTTCCCTTCACCAGCAGAGAGTGGGGCTAATTCTGTTTTTTCCCAACTGGAAAACAGTACAAATCATTTTTCCTCACAGATTGAAGGAAACGCTAATTCCTCCTTTTTAAAGGGAGGTAATGGTGAAAATGCAGTTTTTCCTTCACAAGTAAGTGTTGCAAATGACTTTAATAACAGCAGTGCCCAACAGTCTGcacctgaaaaagttaaaaaagaccGTGGGCGGGGCCcaaatgggaaggaaagaaaacccaaGCACAACAAAAGGGCTAAATGGCCTGCAATTATCAGAGATGGGAAATTTATCTGTAGCAGATGTTACAGGGCTTTTACTAATCCCAGATCTCTGGGTGGACACTTATCTAAGCGATCTTACTGTAAACCACTGGATGGAGCAGAAATTGCTCAAGAACTTCTACAGAATAATGGACAGCCTTCTCTTCTTGCCAGCATGATTCTCTCCACAAATGCAGTAAATTTGCAGCAGCCGCAACAGTCTACCTTCAATCCAGAAGCATGTTTTAAAGATCCATCATTTCTGCAACTTCTTGCTGCTGAAAATCGCTCAACATTTTTACCAAATACATTTCCTCGGACTGGTGTGACTAGCTTTAGTACCAGTGTTAGCCAAGAAGGAAGTGAAATTATTAAACAGGCTTTGGAAACTGCTGGCATTCCCAGTACATTTGAGGGTTCTGAAATCCTTTCTCATGTTCCAGCAGGTTGTGTTCCAGATGCAGCACAAGTAAATGCAACAGTGATGCCAAATCCAGCTGTACCACCCCTGTTGCAGACTGTATGCCACCCAAACCCCCTGCTGACAAACCAGAATAGGACACCAAACTCCAAAACTTCCTCCATTGAGGAATGCAGCAATTTGCCCGTTTTCCCAACAAATGACTTACTACTGAAGACTGTTGAAAATGGTTTGTGTTCTAGTTCATTCCCTAATTCTAGTGGGCCATCACAAAATTTTACCAATAACAGTTCACGTGTTTCAGTTATAAGTGGTCCTCAGAACACGAGGTCTggtcatttaaataaaaagggaaacagtgcttcaaagagaaggaagaaagttgCTCCTCCCCTAATTGCACCTAATGCTTCCCAAAACTTGGTAACAAGTGACTTAACAGCAATGGGACTTATAGCAAAGAGTATTGAGATACCAACTAGTAACCTCCATTCAAATGTAATTCCAAATTGTGAGCCTCAGGGTTTGGTGGAAAACCTAACACAGAAATTAAATAGTGTTGACAATCAGTTATTTATTACTGATgtgaaagaaaactttaaaaccaaTCTTGAGTCCCATACAGTGTTAGCGCCTTTaacattaaaaactgaaaatggtgATTCCCAAATGATGGCTTTGAATTCGTGCACAACTTCAATAAATTCTGATTTGCAGATTTCTGAAGACAATGTTATACAAAACTTTGAAAAGACTCTTGAAATTATTAAAAGTGCTATGAATTCTCAAATACTTGAGGTAAAAACTGGATCTCACAGTGTTGGTGAAACGTCACAGAATGctcaaataaattataacattCAGCTTCCTTCAGTAAACACTGTACAGAATAACAAGTTACCTGATTCTTCTCAGTTTTCCTCCTTCGTAGGTGTCATGCCAGCAAAAAGTAACATTCCTCCATCTGAAGTATTACATAAGGAGGATCAAATACAGGAAATTTTAGAAGGCTTGCAGAAATTGAAATTAGAAAATGACTTGTCCACTCCAGCACCCCAGTGTGTACTAATAAATACATCAGTGACACTGACTCCCACTCCTGTTAAACCAGTTCCAACTGTCACAGTTGTTCAGCCAGTTTCTGAAATGATAAGCAACATTCAGTTTAGTGACAAAGTTAATAAACCTTTCGTATGTCAAAACCAAGGTTGTAATTACAGTGCTATGACAAAGGATGCTTTATTTAAGCACTATGGTAAGATTCATCAGTACACTCCAGAGATGATTCTTGAAATTAAGAAGAATCAGTTGAAATTTGCTCCATTTAAATGTGTAGTACCTACCTGTACAAAGACATTTACAAGAAATTCTAATCTCCGGGCACACTGCCAGTTGGTCCATCATTTTACAACAGAAGAAAtggtaaagttaaaaataaaaaggccctATGGAAGAAAATCTCAGAGTGAAAATTCGTCAGCCCCACGAGTTCCACAAGTAAAAAGACAGCTAACTATGACggaggaaaacaaaagggaatTCCAGCCTGCTTTAGATTTGGGAGCAGTGAAGGAGAATGCCCTCAGTAATGAAGCAGTGATCCCAGAAAAACAacttgtagaaaaaaaaagtcctgaaaaaacagaaaataacttgCAGGTGATCACAGTTACTTCAGAACAATGTAATTCAAATTCTCTCACAAATACACAAACCAAAGGACGAAAAATTAGgagacacaaaaaagaaaaggaggagaaaaaacgCAAGAAGCCAGTTTCTCACTCTGTTGAGTTTCCAACAAGATACAGCCCCTACAGACCTTATCGATGTGTTCACCAGGGTTGCTTTGCTGCTTTTACTATACAGCAAAACCTAATTCTGCATTACCAGGCTGTACACAAGTCAGATCTACCTGCATTTTCTGCAGAGGTTGAAGAAGAAAGTGAAGCTGgtaaagaaagtgaagaaattgaAACCAAACAGACTGTGAAAGAATTTCGGTGTCAGGTGAGTGACTGTTCTCGAATTTTCCAAGCAATTACTGGCCTGATACAACACTACATGAAACTTCATGAAATGACTCCTGAGGAAATTGAAAGTATGACTGCTTCTGTGGATGTTGGGAAATTTCCATGTGACCAGTTAGAATGTAAGTCTTCATTTACCACATATTTGAACTATGTTGTTCATCTTGAGGCAGATCATGGAATTGGAATCAGGGGAAGTAAAACTGAAGAAGATGGCATATACAAATGTGACTGTGAAGGCTGTGACCGTATATATGCAACTCGGTCAAATCTCCTCCgacatatttttaataagcataatGACAAACATAAAGCTCATTTGATTCGGCCAAGAAGATTAACACCTGGTCAGGAAAATATATCAAGCaaagcaaaccaagaaaagacAAAATCTAAGCATCGGGGGACAAAACACAGATCTGGAAAGGAAGGACTCAAAATGCCTAAGACaaaacgaaagaaaaaaaataatttagaaaataagacaGCTAAAATTGTACAGATCGAAGAAAATAAGCCTTATTCTCTGAAACGTGGAAAGCACGTATATTCTATAAAGGCTAGAAATGATGCCTTATCTGAGTGTACGAgcagatttgtgacccagtatccATGTATGATAAAAGGGTGCACATCAGTTGTTACAAGTGAAAGCAATATAATAAGACATTATAAATGCCATAAATTATCAAAGGCATTTACATCACAACACCGTAATCTTCTCATTGTCTTCAAACGGTGTTGCAACTCACAACTAAAGGACACTTCTGAGCAAGAAGGTGATAAGAATGATGTGAAAACTTCTGATGCATGTGGAACAGAGAGTAATGATAACTCCAGAACAGCTACAGTTCCacagaaggaaagtgaaaaaaatgaaaaagatgaaatggATGAGCTAACAGaattatttattacaaaattaataaatgaagacAATGCAAGTGTGGAGACCCAAGCTCATACATCTTCAAATGTAAGTAATGATTTTCAGGAAAATAACCCCTGccagtcagaaaaacaaaaaacaagtaatttgaagagagttaataaagaaaaaaatgtctcccaaaataaaaagagaaaagttgaaaaagcaGAACCAGCATCAGCAGTTGAGTTAAGTAGTACgcataaagaagaagaaactgctGTTGCTATTCAAACTACAGAGGAGCATCCTGCATCTTTTGACTGGAGCTCATTTAAACCGATGGGATTTGAAGTATCATTTCTGAAGTTTCTTGAGGAGTCTGCagtaaagcagaagaaaaattctgACAAAGACCATCCAAATagtggaaataaaaaaggatcccattcaaattcaagaaaaaatattgataagaCTGCTGTGACTAGTGGAAATCATGTATGTTCTTGTAAAGAAAGTGAAACCTTTGTACAGTTTGCCAATCCATCACAGCTTCAGTGCAGTGATAATGTAAAAATTGTTTTAGACAAGACTCTTAAAGATTGCACTGAACTTGTGTTAAAACAACTTCAGGAAATGAAACCTACCGTCAGTCTGAAAAAACTTGAAGTACATTCAAATGATCCAGATATGTCTGTTATGAAAGAAATTAGTATGGGTAAAGCTACAGGTAGAGGGCAGTACTGA